From the Streptococcus halotolerans genome, the window ATATTATTTTGAGTCTGAAGATAAGTTGGAAAAAAAGTATCCTTTAATAAAGCTAGCCCTTCTCGGTCTATTCTTCGCCATGAATTCACCAAAAAAGAATAATCCAGTACTGCTCCCTCGGTATCGATACCAATCGTCGGTGACATAATTAATGAAACATATGTTAAAAATGATAGGCTTAGAGACAATAGAGTATTCTTGATTTCTTTCATTAATTTATTTCTTTCCACTATTTGACAAAAATTCTATTATTACAACTAAATCAAAGACTGAATTACTAGTATCGGTTAAGATTTAAAATACTAATAAGTTGTTTTACAGTCTCTGACCATACAAAATGTTTGCGAACACGAACAAATAGCCTTTCTTGCATAGTCGTTCGAAGCGTTTCGTCCGAAATCAATTTCACTAATGCTTTATGCAGTGATTCTTTGTTCTCTTCAATAATGATTCCTAAACTCGGATCACTAATAACTTCTCTTGTACCACCTCGATCTGTTGCAATAACAGCGGATTTCAAACTACCAGCTTCTAAAATAGATGTTGGTAGGCCTTCTGGAAACATCGAAGGATATACAAAAATATCTGTCTGGTTCATTAATGACATCGTTTGTTCAAAGTCTAATTTCCCTAGAAAATGTATGTCAGACCGTTGGTAAGTCTCTTTTAGTTCTTCTAAAATTGGACCATCACCCGCAACCATTAATATTTTATCAGGAGACTCAGGAATCTCTGAATAAGCTTGAAGTAAGATCTCAATACCTTTTTCTCGAATAATTCTACCTGCATAGGTAATGACTAGTTTATTATCTAAATCTGAAGAAAAACTTTTGGTTGAGAATATTTCAAATAAATCAGAATCAACTGAATTGTAGATAACACCCTTACCTTCAATCCCAAAATGATTTAACCACTCACGACTACGTTCAGAAACAGCATAAAAATCATTACAAAAATGCTTTAAATAAGAAGTTAGAAGATGTTCATATATTGCACCAAAAAAATCTAAAAATCTATTTCCCACTGTAAAGTGGCTACTACCGTGATCAATAATAAGAGGTGAAATACCTTTTTTATTTGCAAAACGCACTCCTAGAGTTGTCGTTAATTGAAAACGTGTATTACAAATAACATGATCAACTGATTCATTTTCCAATTCCACCATAAGCTTTTTAAACTCTGAATTATGATTTAAAATCGGATATCGCATTTTAAATAGAGAATAACTTGGTAAACGATAAATTTTAATCGCATCATTCTCTTCAATACTAGCCAGTTTATCATCATGTTTCGAAACGACAACAATAATTTGATATCCTGATTTCACAAGATATTTCGTTAACTTTTCTGTAAAACGTTCTACTCCACCTAAAAATGGTAAGTAAAAGCCAGAGAAAATAACAATTTTATTTGCTTTCATTTTTAGTTACCTCAGCCAAAATACCATCTTTTAACCCTTTAATCATTGCAGATAACTTTTTAACTTTATTTTTTTCGAATAGAAATATCTTAACAAATTCATCTCTACACTGGATTAAAAAATTTACCGTTTCTGAATTCTTCCCATATTTTTTATATAAATAAATAGAATTCCTCACCCTATAATATTTCCTAATTGCAGAATGGTTCGAAGTATAAATAATTCTGCCCATAAAATTAAATGTTGATGATTCACCAACTTCATGAATAAAACCAATCTGATTAATACGATAAATTTTATAACCTAATCGTTGAAATTCAAAATTAATATCAAAATCAACCATGTCAATAAACATCCATTCATCAAATTTATTTGAATGTTTAAAAGCTTCTGTTTTCATAAAAGAGGCTGATGTAATAACATACTTCATTTCTTGATAATCGGCTTCAGTAAATTTTGGTTTCTCTTGATTCAAGTCATGGTATAGACATGATAATGTCCCAACGTTTGGTAAATTTATATAGGATTTATAAATAGAAATCAAATTACTTTCAACAACCGTATCCTGATCCAAGGTTAAAAACCAGTCGTACTGATAATCAATAGCATAATTTCCTATGACATTTAAAGCAGCTGCAATTCCTTTGTTGCTATACAATGGAATAACTTCCGCTTGGGAACATCTCTCTTGAATATTAACTAAATTTGAAGATCCATTATCAACAATAATCACTTTATCAACCTGCGGTAAAATAGCCTCAAAGTTTTCTTGAAGTCGATTTATATCTGGATTAAAAGTGACAATTCCTGCTAGTAGTTTCATCGTGATTTCTTTCTAAACTCTCTAATCAATTCAAAAATAGGGGCTTTAAGTAATAGTATTATAATAATATAAATTCCACTGCCTACCAATCCTTTTATGATGAATCCTATTAAATTTATTGGTAAAACACTACGTAATGAATGTAGGGTGGCAGCTACAATTATAGCCCCAGCAGCATATTTCCAAAGACCTTTTGTCAATTCTTTAAAAGTAAATGTGTCTCTTAAAGATATTGCCTGATATAAGGATACAATAAATTCAGTAATAACTGTAGAAACGGTTGCTCCCATAGCACCCCATACAGGAATTAAAATAATGTTTAAGATTATATTTGTAATTAAACCAGCAACTGCTGAAAGAGTGTAGGGTTTAGTTCTTTTAGAAGCCAACAAGTACTGTGTTCCCAGCGCATTACCGTATGAGATAAATAAAATCATAATTGATTGTACTGCCATTAAAGGACCTACAGGAGCATAGTCTTTACCAAAGAAATAAATAGCAAAGGTCGACGATACCCCAATGATGCCCCCTATCATAAGTAATGAAATAGCGTTACTTAAATCGATTAATTTCAACAATAATCTTTTAGCTTCAATTTTTTTGCCCTCAGAAAATAAACTTGACAGTCTTGGTAAAAAGACACCGCCTAGTGCAGAAACAATTGTAAACAATATTCTTACTATTTTGTCGGACTGATCAAAAAAACCAGCACTAATAACTGAATCCATAGATCCGAGCATACTTTTATTTAAAGAAAGATATATCTGCATTGTAATCTGTGGTAGAAAAAGCTGAATTGTAGGTAATAAATGTTTTGTTACTTCAAGCTCACTTAAAGCAATTTTTTGTATTTCATTTTTTAAAAATGGCCAAACAGTTAGATTCCCAAGAAGCATTGAAAAGGTTATCAAGAAAATGTAAATGCCTAAATCATTTTTATCATTGATTAATATAAAAGTTAAAGCTACTGTTGTAAACTTAACTATTGTATTTCTAATGACAATTTTTTTAAAATCCTCTACACCTTGGAAATACCATGAAATATCAAACATCACTGCCAAAAGATTCAATCCTTGAAGAAGAAAATAAGAATGCCATTTATTAATACTTGAAATAAAAATTAAAAAACAAAGGGAGGCCAATCCTGTTGATAAAAACTTTAATAAGACAAGTTCCCAAAAAACTTTACTTCTTTGATATCTATCTTTCTGAACGAAAGCAATTTCTCTATTACCATATAAAGCAATTCCAAGCGCTCCTGCCAAACTAAAGTAGGTTACTATTGAATTAGTGTACGCATTAATCCCTATTCCTTCTGGTGACAAAACCCTTGAAACATATGGAACTGTTAACAATGGTAATATTAGTGCCAATATTTGATAGCTGGCATTATAAAACATATTTTTTACAAGCTTCATGTTTACCTCATAATTAAACCTACGGTAGTATCAAAAATCAGTAATAAATTTGTTACTATAATTAAGACAAATAATAAAACAGGAACAATTTGTCGGCCGTACCTATTTAAACGAGGCTTCATGCTAGATGCTGTTATTTGGAGAAGTAATAAGGTTGGAGTAAAATATCTGCCTTGCACACCCTCAATATAACTAGTTCTAGCGTCATTGTAACTTAACATCGTATAGTAAACACCTAAGACACCAACAATAAAGAAAAGAAAAGATAACAAACCAATGACTTTACGTTTAACAAATTTCTGTTCCATAAAAATGACTAAGAAAAAAAACAAGTACCAAACCGCAGTAATCCAAACTGGCATATAGTTTTGACTAGGATACGGCGCAACTAACCATGATGAAATATCGTTTGATAATAATTCTGATCCAGAATAATTATAACCAAATGTCATTAAATATCTCTGCAAAACCCGGAAAATACCCCCGTGATTTCTGGTTAGTATTATTAATACCAAGGAAGTAAGAAGAAAACCCAGTACCAAAGCTAGAATTTTATTTTTTTTAGACCATGAATTTACATTCGCTTTATCGTAAACTTTTAACCTTATATTTTTGAAATAATCGGTATAGGTAAATTCAAGAACTGGCCAAAATAATATGAATAACCAGTAATTCCATTTTGCGCCGAATAAAATGAGCAAGGTCGACAATAAAAACTGGACTCTCTTATTGGAATTAATACACCCATCAACAACCGTATTTATGACTAACATTAAGAATAACCCTACCGCTACAAATCCGGTAGAATCGTACGATAAGCTTGCGAAAGAATTAATTACTACTGGACTCAAAAAAACTAAACAAAAAAG encodes:
- a CDS encoding glycosyltransferase family 4 protein, translated to MKANKIVIFSGFYLPFLGGVERFTEKLTKYLVKSGYQIIVVVSKHDDKLASIEENDAIKIYRLPSYSLFKMRYPILNHNSEFKKLMVELENESVDHVICNTRFQLTTTLGVRFANKKGISPLIIDHGSSHFTVGNRFLDFFGAIYEHLLTSYLKHFCNDFYAVSERSREWLNHFGIEGKGVIYNSVDSDLFEIFSTKSFSSDLDNKLVITYAGRIIREKGIEILLQAYSEIPESPDKILMVAGDGPILEELKETYQRSDIHFLGKLDFEQTMSLMNQTDIFVYPSMFPEGLPTSILEAGSLKSAVIATDRGGTREVISDPSLGIIIEENKESLHKALVKLISDETLRTTMQERLFVRVRKHFVWSETVKQLISILNLNRY
- a CDS encoding glycosyltransferase yields the protein MKLLAGIVTFNPDINRLQENFEAILPQVDKVIIVDNGSSNLVNIQERCSQAEVIPLYSNKGIAAALNVIGNYAIDYQYDWFLTLDQDTVVESNLISIYKSYINLPNVGTLSCLYHDLNQEKPKFTEADYQEMKYVITSASFMKTEAFKHSNKFDEWMFIDMVDFDINFEFQRLGYKIYRINQIGFIHEVGESSTFNFMGRIIYTSNHSAIRKYYRVRNSIYLYKKYGKNSETVNFLIQCRDEFVKIFLFEKNKVKKLSAMIKGLKDGILAEVTKNESK
- a CDS encoding polysaccharide biosynthesis C-terminal domain-containing protein, with product MKLVKNMFYNASYQILALILPLLTVPYVSRVLSPEGIGINAYTNSIVTYFSLAGALGIALYGNREIAFVQKDRYQRSKVFWELVLLKFLSTGLASLCFLIFISSINKWHSYFLLQGLNLLAVMFDISWYFQGVEDFKKIVIRNTIVKFTTVALTFILINDKNDLGIYIFLITFSMLLGNLTVWPFLKNEIQKIALSELEVTKHLLPTIQLFLPQITMQIYLSLNKSMLGSMDSVISAGFFDQSDKIVRILFTIVSALGGVFLPRLSSLFSEGKKIEAKRLLLKLIDLSNAISLLMIGGIIGVSSTFAIYFFGKDYAPVGPLMAVQSIMILFISYGNALGTQYLLASKRTKPYTLSAVAGLITNIILNIILIPVWGAMGATVSTVITEFIVSLYQAISLRDTFTFKELTKGLWKYAAGAIIVAATLHSLRSVLPINLIGFIIKGLVGSGIYIIIILLLKAPIFELIREFRKKSR
- a CDS encoding DUF2142 domain-containing protein; the protein is MKKIFNIFKDKKLHKVYITLAITLGTIFSLFMPFFNEPDGQYHLAVSGMVTDSIIDASQYNEYKVDSGMFRQSEFYKNGTRLETYYFNRGSFVEKDKVPRNIRLSYFDFTFWGHLVPGIGLFLGKHIYPSMGVMITTARFLSTIVNSTIIYFVIKKVKKGKLLFCLVFLSPVVINSFASLSYDSTGFVAVGLFLMLVINTVVDGCINSNKRVQFLLSTLLILFGAKWNYWLFILFWPVLEFTYTDYFKNIRLKVYDKANVNSWSKKNKILALVLGFLLTSLVLIILTRNHGGIFRVLQRYLMTFGYNYSGSELLSNDISSWLVAPYPSQNYMPVWITAVWYLFFFLVIFMEQKFVKRKVIGLLSFLFFIVGVLGVYYTMLSYNDARTSYIEGVQGRYFTPTLLLLQITASSMKPRLNRYGRQIVPVLLFVLIIVTNLLLIFDTTVGLIMR